A part of Rhinatrema bivittatum chromosome 16, aRhiBiv1.1, whole genome shotgun sequence genomic DNA contains:
- the RANGRF gene encoding ran guanine nucleotide release factor isoform X1: MEGNGPQEHLLFGGAFSAVLPPSCKDVSELREIPDNQEIFAHSWTDQSIIVELLEYQAQVADADAARYHFDDIASSNEASGPGKAEILMVEPVAKEQLALQECESAWLLSGQQLVAKFNEQARNLVTLHLCLLRLPQFSTDLLLTFNNPTLIHPSSSSSTTCVTSEPEGPAWTLDHFRLLLQTLRLCDTAIFG, translated from the exons ATGGAGGGCAATGGGCCACAGGAACACCTGCTTTTCGGGGGTGCGTTCTCGGCAGTTCTGCCTCCGAGCTGCAAAGACGTCAG TGAGCTAAGGGAGATTCCAGATAACCAGGAGATCTTCGCTCATAGCTGGACAGATCAGAGCATCATTGTGGAGCTGCTGGAATATCAGGCACAGGTGGCCGATGCTGATGCTGCCAG ATACCACTTTGATGATATCGCCTCTAGCAACGAAGCCAGCGGCCCAGGGAAAGCCGAAATCCTGATGGTGGAGCCAGTTGCCAAGGAGCAGCTGGCACTGCAGGAATGCGAGAGCGCCTGGCTTCTGTCCGGCCAACAGCTGGTGGCCAAGTTTAATGAGCAG GCCAGGAACTTGGTCACTCTTCACCTCTGCCTGCTCCGTCTGCCACAGTTCTCCACTGACCTCCTCCTCACCTTCAATAACCCTACTCTGATCCA CCCTTCGAGCAGCAGTTCCACAACTTGCGTCACATCAGAGCCAGAAGGCCCGGCCTGGACCCTGGACCACTTCAGGCTTCTCCTTCAGACTCTACGCCTTTGCGACACGGCCATCTTTGGCTAG
- the RANGRF gene encoding ran guanine nucleotide release factor isoform X2 — translation MVCPVTKIAGLSELREIPDNQEIFAHSWTDQSIIVELLEYQAQVADADAARYHFDDIASSNEASGPGKAEILMVEPVAKEQLALQECESAWLLSGQQLVAKFNEQARNLVTLHLCLLRLPQFSTDLLLTFNNPTLIHPSSSSSTTCVTSEPEGPAWTLDHFRLLLQTLRLCDTAIFG, via the exons ATGGTCTGCCCTGTCACCAAAATTGCAGGACTCAG TGAGCTAAGGGAGATTCCAGATAACCAGGAGATCTTCGCTCATAGCTGGACAGATCAGAGCATCATTGTGGAGCTGCTGGAATATCAGGCACAGGTGGCCGATGCTGATGCTGCCAG ATACCACTTTGATGATATCGCCTCTAGCAACGAAGCCAGCGGCCCAGGGAAAGCCGAAATCCTGATGGTGGAGCCAGTTGCCAAGGAGCAGCTGGCACTGCAGGAATGCGAGAGCGCCTGGCTTCTGTCCGGCCAACAGCTGGTGGCCAAGTTTAATGAGCAG GCCAGGAACTTGGTCACTCTTCACCTCTGCCTGCTCCGTCTGCCACAGTTCTCCACTGACCTCCTCCTCACCTTCAATAACCCTACTCTGATCCA CCCTTCGAGCAGCAGTTCCACAACTTGCGTCACATCAGAGCCAGAAGGCCCGGCCTGGACCCTGGACCACTTCAGGCTTCTCCTTCAGACTCTACGCCTTTGCGACACGGCCATCTTTGGCTAG